Proteins encoded in a region of the Bacillus sp. T3 genome:
- a CDS encoding DUF4190 domain-containing protein: MAEELYRTSTSGLQEDKTVDIQHRLPAPNYIEETSAEIAAPVSFTGNTLSRRDTDLNNRDKTATEGKGVGFAALALSIISLFVLPILFGAAGIILGFVARRRGANSLGNWAIGIGAISIIVGMFILPFF, from the coding sequence ATGGCAGAAGAACTTTACAGAACTTCTACAAGTGGGTTACAAGAAGACAAAACTGTTGATATTCAGCATCGTCTACCTGCACCTAATTATATTGAAGAAACCTCAGCAGAAATTGCAGCACCCGTTTCATTTACAGGGAATACCTTATCAAGAAGAGACACTGATTTAAACAATCGTGACAAAACAGCAACGGAAGGTAAAGGTGTTGGCTTTGCTGCCTTAGCCTTATCAATCATTTCGTTGTTTGTTTTACCCATTCTCTTTGGTGCCGCTGGGATTATTTTAGGGTTTGTTGCACGTCGAAGGGGAGCAAACAGTTTAGGCAACTGGGCGATTGGCATAGGGGCCATTTCCATCATTGTCGGTATGTTTATACTCCCATTCTTTTAA
- a CDS encoding LysM domain-containing protein, giving the protein MKRLTVALITVLVLYVIYYDLTEGSIVIPEERLEEQALPVSSTSTNSIPFSEHVVKPGDTVISIVEKKSDNPLPVSISKVISDFQKLNDGTNPVDIQIGNQYKFPTYEKQD; this is encoded by the coding sequence TTGAAACGGTTAACTGTTGCATTAATCACAGTACTCGTCCTATACGTCATCTACTACGATCTTACCGAAGGCTCGATTGTCATACCTGAAGAAAGATTGGAAGAACAAGCTCTTCCAGTATCGAGCACTTCAACTAATAGCATTCCTTTTTCCGAACATGTCGTAAAGCCGGGTGACACCGTAATATCAATTGTCGAAAAAAAATCAGACAACCCTCTGCCTGTTTCAATTTCAAAGGTCATTTCCGACTTCCAGAAGCTTAATGATGGGACAAATCCAGTCGACATTCAAATAGGCAATCAATATAAATTTCCAACATACGAAAAGCAGGATTAA
- a CDS encoding DUF1189 domain-containing protein yields MNIFKQLVKSIYSPKDISIFRFQGIGKTILYVFLLTLISIIPSMYFLSTAITEGVHSAKETVASKLPDFEINNGKLESDSNKPLTITENGFVMVFDSSGEAKASDLDQVENGVALLKNEMVFVANGDTQSYSYSMLEDLTLNKKDLVNLIDSIDSSLVIFLPILILANYILSLGVKFIEISILAALGLIIKNITLRKLNYGQLWRMSAYSVTLTTIFFTVMAALKTSVPGDFLLNWMVSYFVLFLAVKEIPQAKKSDS; encoded by the coding sequence ATGAATATCTTTAAACAATTAGTAAAAAGTATTTATTCTCCTAAGGATATATCCATATTTCGATTTCAAGGTATTGGAAAAACAATATTATATGTTTTCCTCCTTACCTTAATTTCCATTATTCCTTCTATGTATTTTTTAAGCACCGCCATTACTGAAGGGGTTCATTCAGCTAAGGAAACCGTTGCGAGCAAATTGCCTGACTTCGAGATAAATAACGGAAAGCTAGAATCTGACTCAAATAAGCCCTTAACCATTACAGAAAATGGCTTTGTGATGGTGTTCGATTCAAGTGGCGAAGCAAAAGCAAGTGACCTTGATCAAGTTGAAAATGGTGTGGCATTACTAAAGAATGAAATGGTGTTTGTTGCAAACGGTGATACGCAATCCTATTCCTACTCGATGCTGGAGGATTTAACCTTAAACAAAAAAGATCTTGTAAACTTAATTGATAGTATTGATTCATCACTAGTGATTTTCCTTCCTATCTTAATTCTAGCCAACTACATATTGTCGTTGGGTGTGAAATTTATTGAGATTTCTATCCTTGCTGCGCTCGGGTTAATTATTAAAAACATCACATTGAGAAAATTAAATTATGGGCAGCTTTGGAGAATGTCTGCCTATAGCGTCACCTTAACCACTATCTTCTTTACGGTCATGGCAGCACTAAAGACCTCTGTTCCTGGAGACTTTTTACTCAATTGGATGGTTTCCTACTTCGTGTTATTTCTAGCTGTAAAAGAAATACCACAAGCAAAAAAATCAGATAGTTAA
- a CDS encoding DUF456 domain-containing protein — protein sequence MDILFWCVITALFVIAFIGLIYPIIPSVLFILAGFIIYGFSFSFDHFGWFFWLIQGLFIVLLFGADYFANLVSVKKFGGSKAGIWGSTIGLLIGPFVIPALGILIGPFLGAIIAELLVHKTGLKEAVKIGFGSVVGFVSSVITKGIIQVVMILYFFLLVM from the coding sequence GTGGATATACTGTTTTGGTGTGTCATAACGGCTTTATTTGTCATTGCCTTTATCGGCTTGATTTATCCGATCATTCCAAGCGTGTTATTTATTTTGGCAGGTTTCATCATTTATGGCTTTTCCTTCTCCTTTGACCATTTTGGTTGGTTCTTTTGGCTCATTCAAGGCTTGTTTATTGTGCTGTTGTTTGGAGCGGATTATTTTGCAAATCTAGTCAGCGTTAAAAAATTTGGGGGCTCAAAGGCGGGAATATGGGGAAGTACAATCGGCTTATTAATTGGTCCATTTGTGATTCCAGCATTAGGGATACTGATTGGCCCTTTTTTAGGTGCAATCATTGCTGAATTACTGGTTCATAAAACAGGTTTAAAAGAAGCTGTTAAGATTGGATTTGGCTCGGTTGTTGGCTTTGTTAGTTCAGTCATTACAAAAGGAATTATTCAAGTGGTAATGATATTGTATTTTTTCTTACTTGTAATGTAA
- a CDS encoding Crp/Fnr family transcriptional regulator: MIKTSYSLYQVMIRNFSNKETVQKVKAGTMLFQEKDSVQHVYIMLKGIIAVGRVHFKGKEFILKILNGEELLVEYQVFDSAPRYHYSAKTITDCEMLMIKKDEFEKFLEENVYALQAFGHWMSMKYLKAQMKCQDLIMNGKKGGLYSILIRLCNSYGVMTDEGILIDLPLTHQELANLTYGTREVIQRLLKELRENDILVYRQQKFIVKDISYLKNHVDCQNCPYEICGVN, encoded by the coding sequence ATGATTAAAACAAGTTATAGTTTATATCAAGTTATGATTAGAAATTTTAGTAATAAAGAAACCGTTCAAAAAGTTAAAGCTGGCACCATGCTGTTCCAGGAAAAAGATTCTGTCCAACATGTATATATCATGTTAAAGGGAATCATTGCGGTTGGAAGAGTTCATTTTAAGGGAAAAGAATTTATTTTAAAAATTTTAAACGGAGAAGAGTTATTGGTTGAGTACCAAGTATTTGATTCTGCACCACGTTATCACTATAGTGCAAAAACGATTACCGACTGTGAAATGCTCATGATCAAAAAAGATGAATTTGAAAAATTCCTTGAAGAAAATGTGTATGCGCTTCAAGCCTTTGGTCATTGGATGAGCATGAAGTATTTAAAAGCCCAAATGAAATGCCAAGACCTTATTATGAATGGTAAAAAAGGCGGACTTTACTCGATCCTAATTCGACTCTGCAATTCTTATGGGGTTATGACAGATGAAGGGATTCTTATTGACCTTCCATTAACACATCAGGAATTAGCCAATTTAACATACGGAACTCGTGAAGTGATTCAAAGATTGCTGAAAGAGCTAAGAGAAAATGATATTCTCGTTTACCGTCAACAAAAATTTATTGTCAAGGATATTTCCTATCTAAAAAATCATGTTGATTGTCAAAACTGCCCTTACGAGATTTGCGGTGTGAACTAA
- a CDS encoding superoxide dismutase: MAFELPQLPYAYDALEPHIDKETMNIHHTKHHNTYVTNLNNALEGNEELLSKSVEEVIANLDAVPEAIRTAVRNNGGGHANHSLFWQLLSPNGGGAPAGELADAINSKFGSLENFKAEFTKAATTRFGSGWAWLSVSNGELEVSSTANQDSPLMEGKTPILGLDVWEHAYYLHYQNRRPDYIGAFWNVVNWDEVAKRYSAAK, translated from the coding sequence ATGGCTTTTGAATTACCGCAATTACCTTATGCTTATGATGCATTAGAACCACACATTGACAAAGAAACAATGAACATCCATCACACAAAACACCACAACACATATGTGACGAACTTAAATAACGCATTAGAAGGAAACGAAGAGCTTCTAAGCAAATCAGTTGAAGAAGTGATCGCAAATCTTGATGCCGTACCGGAAGCAATTCGTACTGCAGTTCGTAATAATGGTGGCGGACATGCTAACCATTCTTTATTCTGGCAGCTTCTTTCTCCAAATGGCGGTGGTGCGCCAGCGGGTGAATTAGCGGATGCAATCAATTCAAAGTTTGGAAGCTTAGAAAACTTCAAGGCTGAATTCACTAAAGCTGCAACAACTCGTTTTGGTTCTGGTTGGGCTTGGCTTTCAGTTAGCAACGGTGAATTAGAAGTGTCTAGCACAGCTAACCAAGATTCTCCATTAATGGAAGGCAAAACGCCAATCCTTGGTTTAGATGTATGGGAGCATGCTTACTATTTACACTACCAAAATCGCCGTCCAGATTATATCGGTGCATTTTGGAATGTTGTAAATTGGGATGAAGTAGCAAAACGTTATAGCGCAGCAAAATAA
- a CDS encoding MFS transporter produces MLKRFLGDVTLTKDFKFLLLIGGLYSISTALSNTFVNIYLWKQSGEFSDLGLYNLSVVVLQPITFILAGRWAKKIDRVIVLRIGVSFLALFYMAVLFAGSNASKYLILLGALLGMGYGFYWLAYNVLTFEITEPDTRDFFNGLLGVLTSIGGIIGPIAAGYIISRLENFTGYTIVFGLSLGLFSLAVFLSFFLKRRPAHGKYWFQRILKERNHDFNWRMITNAHFFQGFREGTFVFIISVFVFLSTGSELSLGTFGLINSGVSFIAYFFVSKMIKKQHRKKAILLGGCILYGAIFLIVFDITYTKLLMYAATIAIAYPLLLVPYMSMTYDVIGRGWNAAEMRIEYIVVREIFLNLGRFVSIILFLIAVTMFDEQKSIPILLLIVGTGHTLIYFFIRKIHLTFP; encoded by the coding sequence ATGTTAAAGAGATTTTTAGGTGATGTAACACTGACGAAAGACTTTAAATTTTTATTGCTTATTGGTGGATTATATTCCATTAGTACCGCGCTTTCGAATACCTTCGTCAATATTTATTTATGGAAACAGTCTGGAGAATTTTCTGATTTAGGCTTGTATAATCTCTCGGTCGTCGTTCTCCAGCCGATCACCTTTATTTTGGCAGGAAGATGGGCAAAGAAAATAGATCGAGTGATTGTGTTAAGAATTGGTGTGTCCTTTTTAGCTCTTTTTTATATGGCGGTTTTGTTTGCTGGATCAAATGCATCAAAATATTTAATCCTTCTAGGAGCATTGCTTGGAATGGGGTACGGCTTTTATTGGCTTGCCTATAATGTTCTTACGTTTGAAATTACGGAACCGGATACAAGGGATTTTTTTAATGGGTTATTGGGTGTGCTCACTTCCATTGGAGGGATCATCGGTCCGATAGCAGCGGGGTATATTATTTCGCGTTTGGAAAATTTTACTGGTTACACGATTGTGTTTGGGCTTTCACTCGGTTTATTCTCATTAGCTGTTTTCTTAAGCTTTTTTCTCAAAAGACGCCCAGCACACGGTAAATATTGGTTTCAACGAATTTTGAAGGAAAGAAACCATGATTTCAACTGGCGGATGATTACAAACGCACATTTTTTTCAAGGCTTTCGCGAGGGAACATTCGTCTTTATTATTTCGGTTTTTGTATTCTTATCTACAGGAAGCGAGCTTTCATTAGGGACCTTCGGGCTCATTAATTCAGGTGTTTCTTTTATTGCTTACTTTTTTGTATCGAAGATGATTAAAAAACAGCATCGGAAGAAAGCCATTCTCTTAGGGGGATGTATCCTCTATGGGGCTATCTTTTTGATTGTTTTTGACATTACATATACAAAGCTATTGATGTACGCAGCGACTATTGCGATTGCGTATCCGCTGTTGCTCGTTCCTTATATGTCAATGACCTATGATGTAATTGGTAGAGGTTGGAATGCAGCGGAAATGAGAATTGAATATATTGTCGTCCGCGAGATTTTCTTGAATTTAGGACGATTTGTATCGATTATTTTGTTCTTAATTGCGGTAACGATGTTTGATGAACAGAAGAGTATCCCGATTTTATTATTGATTGTTGGCACGGGTCATACCCTTATATATTTCTTTATTAGAAAAATTCACCTAACATTTCCATAA
- a CDS encoding PstS family phosphate ABC transporter substrate-binding protein codes for MKSFKKVSLLLLLAALMVFTAACGGAEESKSDENNKDAKAELEGSVVIDGSGTVYPFMAKMAENYMTNEQEGVSVEVSRAGTSAGFKKFLVENGTDFNDASRTIKDEEKAEAEKLGIDVQELKVALDGITIVINKDNDWAKELSKEEIVDIFLASKGKKKWSDVRPDFPNAPIKTYGPNENHGTYEFFYETILGEQDLVEGINLQQDYSTLVDLVSKDKNAIGFFGYGYYASNKDKIAAVKVDFGNGPVEPTLDTIAEDGDYAPFTRPVFTYLNVDHAKDKPEVLDYAIYTMENAQDVAKETGFAPLADEDVQTALDALKKLK; via the coding sequence ATGAAAAGCTTTAAAAAGGTAAGCCTTCTTCTGTTACTAGCAGCATTGATGGTATTTACAGCTGCATGTGGGGGAGCAGAAGAATCTAAAAGTGATGAAAACAACAAAGATGCAAAAGCTGAATTAGAAGGTAGCGTTGTAATCGATGGTTCGGGTACGGTTTACCCTTTTATGGCCAAAATGGCTGAAAACTACATGACAAACGAGCAAGAAGGAGTTTCAGTTGAAGTAAGCCGTGCTGGTACTTCTGCAGGCTTCAAGAAGTTTTTAGTTGAGAATGGAACTGATTTTAATGATGCTTCTCGTACGATTAAAGATGAAGAGAAAGCAGAAGCTGAAAAATTAGGCATTGATGTTCAAGAATTAAAAGTTGCACTTGACGGTATTACAATCGTTATTAATAAAGACAATGATTGGGCTAAGGAATTATCGAAAGAAGAGATTGTTGATATCTTCCTTGCAAGCAAAGGAAAGAAAAAATGGTCTGATGTTCGTCCTGACTTCCCGAATGCACCAATTAAAACATATGGTCCAAACGAAAACCACGGTACGTATGAATTCTTCTATGAAACCATTCTTGGAGAACAGGATTTAGTGGAAGGTATTAATTTACAACAAGATTACTCAACATTAGTTGACTTAGTATCAAAAGACAAAAATGCGATTGGTTTCTTCGGATATGGTTACTATGCAAGCAATAAAGATAAAATAGCAGCAGTTAAAGTTGATTTTGGTAATGGTCCAGTTGAACCTACTCTTGACACAATTGCTGAAGACGGAGATTATGCACCATTCACTCGTCCAGTATTCACTTACTTAAATGTGGATCATGCGAAAGATAAGCCTGAAGTATTAGATTACGCAATCTATACAATGGAAAACGCACAAGACGTAGCAAAAGAAACAGGCTTTGCCCCATTAGCGGATGAGGATGTTCAAACGGCATTAGATGCACTTAAGAAATTAAAATAA
- the pstC gene encoding phosphate ABC transporter permease subunit PstC → MQQLIAEKKGSSNISNSTEKMIPGLLFCISAISVLTTIGILFTLLTETVIFFQKVPFLDFFTGTKLKPLGDDAVFGVLPLLTGTLLSTIIAMLVAIPIGLMTAIFLSEYASEKTRKLLKPMLEILAGIPTIVYGFFAFTFVTPLLRSFIPGLEPTNILSPGLVMGIMIIPLVASLSEDAMSSVPNAMREGALALGATKLEVTWKVVVPAAISGIIASFVLGISRAIGETMIVAIASGSSKNFTFDITQSMQTMTAYIVEVTGGEAAAGTTLYYSLYAVAMTLFVFTLVMNLIAQYISRKFREEY, encoded by the coding sequence ATCCAACAACTAATAGCAGAAAAAAAGGGATCTTCCAATATCAGTAACTCGACTGAAAAAATGATTCCTGGCTTATTATTTTGCATTTCGGCTATTTCTGTCTTAACAACAATAGGTATTCTTTTTACACTTTTGACTGAAACGGTTATATTCTTTCAAAAGGTCCCTTTCCTTGACTTTTTTACTGGAACAAAGCTAAAGCCACTAGGGGATGATGCTGTATTTGGCGTTTTACCTTTATTAACGGGAACATTGTTATCAACGATAATAGCCATGCTTGTTGCGATTCCGATTGGATTAATGACAGCTATTTTCTTAAGTGAGTATGCTTCCGAAAAAACTAGAAAATTATTAAAACCAATGCTCGAAATACTAGCTGGTATTCCGACAATTGTCTATGGATTTTTTGCGTTTACCTTTGTTACCCCTTTATTAAGATCTTTTATACCCGGCCTAGAACCAACAAATATTCTCAGCCCAGGACTTGTTATGGGCATCATGATTATTCCGTTAGTTGCATCCCTATCAGAGGATGCGATGAGTTCTGTACCTAATGCAATGAGAGAAGGTGCTTTGGCACTTGGAGCAACCAAGCTTGAAGTGACCTGGAAAGTGGTCGTACCAGCAGCAATATCTGGAATTATTGCATCCTTTGTATTAGGTATTTCCCGCGCAATTGGTGAGACAATGATCGTTGCAATCGCGAGTGGAAGCTCGAAAAACTTTACCTTTGATATCACGCAATCGATGCAAACAATGACCGCCTATATCGTAGAAGTAACAGGCGGCGAAGCAGCTGCCGGAACAACCTTGTATTACAGCTTGTATGCTGTTGCTATGACATTGTTTGTGTTTACACTAGTAATGAATCTGATTGCTCAATATATATCCCGTAAATTCAGGGAGGAATATTAA
- the pstA gene encoding phosphate ABC transporter permease PstA: MKYFDVAQVKKRMGSRLFTNNLAKSLFLLATLFGLIILVILIYRVIVQSAGWIDLDFLTNKLSTDPEKAGILGAILGTLWLMVVVAPVTMILGVGTAIYLEEYAKKGRLQSFIQTNISNLAGVPSVVFGILGLTVFARAMELGSVVLAGGLTMALLVLPVVVVSSQEAIRAVPQFLREASYGMGATKWQTIKNVVLPASIPGILTGVILALSRAIGETAPLVVIGIPALLIPLPDGIFDRFTILPVQIYYWTTDSALVAEYANLAAATIVILLVVLFAMNSIAIIIRNKFQKRY, from the coding sequence ATGAAGTATTTTGACGTAGCACAGGTCAAAAAAAGAATGGGATCTCGTTTATTCACGAACAATTTGGCAAAATCCCTTTTTTTATTAGCAACATTATTTGGACTTATTATACTTGTCATCCTCATTTATCGAGTTATTGTACAAAGCGCAGGCTGGATTGATCTAGATTTTTTAACGAATAAATTATCGACTGACCCAGAAAAAGCAGGGATACTGGGGGCTATTCTAGGAACATTATGGTTAATGGTGGTCGTTGCACCTGTGACCATGATCTTAGGCGTAGGTACAGCTATTTACTTAGAGGAGTATGCCAAAAAAGGGCGACTTCAATCCTTTATTCAAACAAATATTTCAAATCTTGCGGGGGTACCATCTGTTGTGTTTGGTATCTTGGGGTTAACTGTTTTTGCTAGGGCTATGGAATTAGGCTCAGTCGTATTAGCAGGTGGATTAACGATGGCTCTGCTCGTTCTTCCTGTCGTAGTGGTTTCAAGTCAAGAAGCAATCCGTGCTGTTCCTCAATTCTTGAGAGAAGCTTCATATGGAATGGGAGCTACAAAGTGGCAAACGATTAAAAATGTTGTGCTACCAGCGTCTATCCCAGGAATCTTAACCGGTGTTATTTTAGCTCTTTCTCGTGCAATTGGTGAGACAGCACCGCTTGTTGTGATTGGGATTCCAGCACTCCTTATCCCGCTTCCAGATGGGATTTTTGATCGGTTTACGATTTTACCGGTTCAAATCTATTATTGGACTACAGACTCTGCGCTTGTTGCTGAGTATGCTAACTTAGCTGCAGCAACAATTGTCATACTATTGGTTGTGTTATTTGCGATGAATTCCATTGCTATCATTATCCGCAATAAATTTCAAAAGAGATATTAA
- the pstB gene encoding phosphate ABC transporter ATP-binding protein PstB — protein MDVVLEKEKNSQAAKFSKVVDNVNSNQSIVYDTKDLNLWYGEGHALKNINLSIYENEVTAIIGPSGCGKSTYIKTLNRMVELVPSVKISGEILYREKNILDKNFKVEDLRTRVGMVFQKPNPFPKSIYENIAYGPKIHGIKNKKILDEIVEQSLRGAAIWDEVKDRLHQNAYGLSGGQQQRICIARCLAIEPDVILMDEPTSALDPISTLKVEELVQELKKNFSIIIVTHNMQQAARISDKTAFFLNGEVIEYANTDKIFSTPTDKRTEDYITGRFG, from the coding sequence ATGGACGTAGTATTAGAAAAAGAAAAAAATTCGCAGGCAGCGAAGTTCTCAAAAGTCGTGGATAATGTGAATAGTAATCAAAGCATTGTTTATGATACAAAAGATCTCAATTTATGGTATGGCGAGGGTCATGCATTAAAAAACATCAATCTTTCCATTTATGAAAATGAAGTAACAGCTATAATCGGACCTTCCGGTTGTGGTAAATCGACCTATATTAAAACATTGAATCGGATGGTTGAACTGGTTCCTTCAGTGAAAATTTCTGGGGAAATATTATACCGTGAAAAGAATATTTTGGATAAAAATTTCAAAGTTGAAGATTTGCGTACTCGAGTAGGGATGGTATTTCAAAAACCAAACCCATTCCCGAAATCAATTTATGAAAACATCGCCTACGGACCAAAAATACATGGAATAAAAAACAAAAAAATTCTTGATGAAATTGTCGAGCAAAGTCTTCGCGGGGCTGCTATTTGGGATGAAGTCAAGGATCGCCTACATCAAAATGCTTATGGATTATCAGGTGGTCAGCAGCAACGGATTTGTATAGCTCGCTGCTTGGCAATCGAACCAGATGTTATTCTAATGGATGAACCAACATCGGCACTTGATCCAATCTCTACGTTAAAGGTAGAGGAGCTAGTTCAGGAGCTTAAAAAGAATTTTAGTATCATTATTGTAACTCACAATATGCAGCAAGCTGCGCGTATTTCAGATAAAACCGCCTTTTTCCTTAATGGCGAAGTGATTGAATATGCCAACACGGATAAAATCTTCTCAACCCCTACGGATAAAAGAACAGAAGATTATATCACTGGTCGTTTTGGGTAA
- the phoU gene encoding phosphate signaling complex protein PhoU: MVVRERFNEDLKELQNKLIQIGHFAIDALGKSIEALETANVELALKIMEDDTDADLMEEEINDFAILLIAKQQPVAIDLRRIIVAIKIANDIERIADFATNIAKSAIRIGNEPLIKPLEHIKQMHEITSKMLLLSLEAFNEEDVNKAKQVAEMDDQVDDLYSQAIRDLLEINQKKPEHMAQVNNLSFVCRFLERAADHVTNIGEHVFYLVKGRRYDLNK; this comes from the coding sequence TTGGTAGTTCGGGAACGATTCAATGAGGATTTGAAGGAATTACAGAATAAATTAATACAGATTGGGCATTTTGCAATCGATGCACTCGGTAAATCGATTGAGGCATTGGAAACGGCAAACGTGGAATTGGCATTAAAGATTATGGAAGATGACACCGATGCAGATTTAATGGAAGAAGAGATTAATGATTTTGCAATTTTGCTTATTGCCAAGCAACAGCCAGTAGCAATTGACTTGCGTAGAATTATTGTGGCAATTAAAATTGCCAATGATATTGAGAGAATCGCGGATTTTGCCACAAATATTGCAAAATCTGCGATTCGAATTGGAAATGAACCGCTTATTAAGCCGCTGGAGCATATTAAGCAAATGCATGAAATTACCTCAAAGATGCTGTTGCTTTCATTAGAAGCATTCAATGAGGAAGATGTAAACAAAGCAAAACAAGTTGCTGAAATGGATGATCAGGTTGATGATTTATATTCTCAAGCAATTAGAGACCTACTAGAAATTAACCAAAAGAAGCCAGAACATATGGCTCAGGTTAACAATCTATCATTTGTATGTCGCTTTTTAGAACGTGCCGCAGACCATGTGACCAATATTGGAGAGCATGTTTTTTACTTAGTAAAAGGGCGACGGTATGATTTAAATAAATAA
- a CDS encoding DUF4912 domain-containing protein: MSGSTLNGSFVSPDKIYASWDVSQQRKQFVQCYFEKPYSDFRKALRLYDVTHLLFNGNNAHDMFEFLIPDTLDHWRIKGIQKKRIYCLEFGILLTDTEFFPLLRSKNIYHSDHVEVISNMNENMASTKQSNPKWSEYVSTYSYYQTSAYKGDGK, encoded by the coding sequence ATGAGTGGATCAACATTAAACGGATCATTTGTTTCACCTGATAAAATTTATGCATCGTGGGATGTTTCACAACAGAGGAAACAATTTGTTCAGTGCTATTTTGAAAAACCTTACTCGGATTTTCGAAAAGCCCTTCGTCTATACGATGTTACCCACCTGCTATTTAATGGAAATAACGCTCATGATATGTTTGAATTTTTGATACCAGATACCCTAGATCATTGGCGTATAAAAGGAATTCAAAAAAAGCGAATTTATTGTCTTGAATTCGGAATTCTCCTAACAGATACGGAATTTTTCCCTCTGCTTCGTTCTAAAAATATTTACCACAGTGATCATGTAGAAGTGATTAGTAATATGAATGAGAATATGGCGTCCACTAAGCAATCAAACCCAAAGTGGAGTGAGTACGTAAGCACGTACAGCTATTACCAAACATCAGCATATAAGGGGGATGGGAAATGA